Below is a window of Pleurodeles waltl isolate 20211129_DDA chromosome 4_1, aPleWal1.hap1.20221129, whole genome shotgun sequence DNA.
CCACACCAACAGAAATCTAGAGAAAAAATCAACCATAGCCAAAATATTGTTATTCTAATTAGCTGCTGGCAGCGGACCAAAGTAATTTAGGAAACAATACTCCTGGCAAGACATATGGGATATTGTGAGGGGAGTAGGTGCTGGCCTTACAGCAGAAGAATGCTTCATTATGTGTTGGCATTTCTAAGTAAATatggccaccagtaccactgctgtGACACTGACACTGTAGTTCTGATGCCAGAATGTGCAAAAGCTATGTAAACTGCTCTGATTAAATGTAACCTATTTTCCTTATGTGTGCGCTTATCCCCTACTCCtggtatggactacatgagcacaaTATCTTTGGTGTATGTTTATGTATACCTTGAAAGGAAACCATTgctgtgaggttattttagtatggttttatgggcacgttattttagccataggcctgcagcttgtgccctttagcctaataacattttattttattcattttcttttctGAGAAGAAGCTTCATTCtgcggtgatgttttatttctattatctcatacacttttagccTAGGAACTGTTTTTATTCTTATTAgtctgacattcttgttctgtactctgctcaaggctgtaccattattgttgtcagtacaaagcagaacaccacaatctttgccacATCACGAGAAACATATGTGTTCTTACGTTtgagcagttttctcagaacaccagatgtttcaTTAGAAAACATCCCTTTGCCTCCTATACGTTAGAGGGAGTGTTCCAGCCAGAAAATTGACAttgcatgctgttgcttcattttagctgtctgctgagacttatTGTATTTTCTGCCTCCATGGGAGAGGTCTTTCATTAGACCAACCTCCCTCTATGCTACTTCCATATTCagttatgggggatggtgtcttcctaggggtCCCGAAGGGGTGATTAGGGCCAACACCGCTGTGCTTTAGTAGTACCTTAATGGCATAGGTAGGAATCCTGACacttagcattctgacactatggtagaaccttttttatgtttcactttctttgtcaccgcaatgatattattatgttttatcaccCTAATAATTGCAGTACATGACattttatctagaacgcagttgGTTCAATAAAAGTAtattgaaccaattcctgcttctgtttttctttgtatatgtgagacaaatgtaactgagagaaaaggatgagatctgttacaccacgatttccctgaaaaatcagaatgtcatggcacagctgccacaaatcaccgccaCTTTTAGGTGCTGATGAGGAACTGCAAACTGGCCGGAAGGGGAAGGCTGACAGTTGCCACacagtgtggaattggactcagtgcACCACAGCATAGTGATGCTGCCCCCCAAATCCTAATAGTCTCATCAGCATGATGAAAGGCAACACTACACCATAAAGGGGCTTTCACCTTTTAATTTTGCCTCTGTTGCTATAATGATGCCTTCATCAGTGTTTGTTTGTGATCTATAAGCAACTGTGTGGGTTTGATCCACTCTATTTCCAGCTAAGTGATCCATTTACATTAGCAACTGTGTGGTTTTGACCCACTCTCTTTCCAGCTAAGTCAGTCGCATTATTCCCTCCCTAGTGTGATTGTCTTCACTTTTAGTGTGCTTGTCTTAACTTTTATGGGCCGTGGTATGCTGTCCATGTACCAAAGGAAGCATGTCCTGAAGGGCGGCCACCTTTGTCCAAGGCTGTCTGGCATGTATCAATTTACCTTTTGAGTTTCTGAATATGTTAAGTTGCCAATGCAGTAAATCTACATCAATCCCTCCTACTCAGAATACTAAATCCAACACTGTTTGTGTGGGAACTGACAGATGGCAGAGTTCCAGTTCTTTTTTCCCATTTAGGTGCTGCTTTTTCGTACCGTTcaaagatttttctttaccggaacCCCAAGACGTCTGAATAGCTCTAGATAGTTCACATTTACGATTGTGTGTAAGAACAGCCGGCAAGCACTGGCGAACAGTCAGTAACACCACTTCCCCCTGGATGTTACTAGGAAGTATTAAAGAGACAGTGTCAACAGCTTCTGTTCTCCATGCTGAGTGGTATATTCGCTAGCAGCTTCTGTTCTCCATGCTGAGTGGTATATTCGCTAGCAGCTTCTGTTCTCCATGCTGAGTAGTATATACGCTAGCAGCTTCTGTTCTCCATGATTAGTATGGATTGTCCATGGACTACTTATTGGCActtgtgtcagtgtctgcacaACAGCAGAAGCAGTAATTCACATACCAGTCCCTATCATCTGTGGTATGGATTGTCTAAGTCGGCCACAGAGGGTCACTAATtttgttaacaatttttttaatccaGGAGCAGCTAACTGGCTTACTTTAAGATGAGGGATGTAACCAGCTAATTCTGGCCAAGTAGTGCCTGAAAGGCCCACGGGACCATTCTAACTTGTTTCACTACCTGTGGTAACTCCACCTTAaacaataaagccagcaaaaacgatgtctgaaaaataggaggaggaaggcaaaaagtttggggatgaccttaaagataggccattttccaacatacctcataagcacctatctGTGCAATTCCTCTGTCTATACCTCATACGCACCTACCTGTTTGCCTCCTCTATTTATACCTCGAAAGCACCTGTGTGTTCACCTTTACAGTCTCagcctcataagcacctacctgtgcacctcctccgtTTCTATCTAATAAGTACTTACCTGTGCAACTACTCTTTTTGTTTGTCAGACGCACCTACCGGTGCACCGCCTCCGTTTGTATCTCATAAGCATCTACCTGTGTGTCTCCTCTGTTAATACCTCATAAACACCTgcttgtgcacctcctctgtttgtacctctctgACAAGTTTCTGTAATGAAGTTTGCAAGCGCTGCAGTGCCAACTATAGCTACTTGACCATTGGGTCATTAACTGCCTTATGCTGTGTGAATGCAGATAGATGTTCCACTACTATGGCTAACAATGCACCCTGAGTTACATTTGTTATATACTTCCTAAAGATTTAGTTTTTTATATGCTTCCCGAAGAGTTACCTTTGTTATGCATTTCTTGAAACTGAAGAAACAGCAGTACATCCTGAGTCCTCTTTTTCCACAGTTGGTTCTTCTTTGAATTAAATCTACCTAAAACTGTAGCTCTAGCATGTGGGTGCTCCATGCTCACCCTTTCTTTACTAACTTACTTTGTGAATACTAGCAAGTTGCCTCCTTTTCTGAAGTAAATAAGATGATATGTGCTCAACAGAACGTTTAGTTAAATACCTGTGTATGGTGAAATAACCTTTGCTAAGTTTCAAACTTGGTAAAGAAGAGATGTCTTTTACCATCATTTAAACATTGTGTATTCACATTCCATAACATTTGCATTTAATAATTTGACATCTCTTTACATCCCTTAGGAAACAAGCCTTGAATACATGAAATTAATATGGATATTGAAGATACTACTGTAAATGTACAAAAACAACGAAATATTGAGCTCCAGTATTCAGGTAAACACCAGTGCAGTGGAATCAGAGACAGATGAACCTGAACATAAACTGGCAGGTCCTGGAAGAAGCAGTCAAAGGCAATTCAGTGGATGTCTGAGCTGTACACCTCTATTCCAAAGGACTAAGAAAAGAACTCTTGAAAACTGACAAATCACCTCCTGTGTAAACAGGAATCCAACATCAGCTTTGATCATGGGATTCGTATGATGTGCTTACAGCAGTGCTTTACTTCCTAAAATGGTGATCACTATTCAGTGCTCTAGGTGTATTGTAAACTCTTTCTGGCCAAACCACAGGAATCCGAGAAAAGAAGAATGGAGTTGAGCCAGACAGCTGAAGTGTGAAAGAAAGATGAGTTCTGCTATCTAAAATACAAACGTCTGCCTCTATTTGCTCCAACCAGAAGGAAGATTAATCTTTACCCCTAAGTGTGCAACGCCATTACCCATTCTAAATGCGCCATCGCCCACAAAGAAGCCTTACACACTATCATTATGACAGATGTTTGGTGATCTTTGCAGTTTATTGTTAAATCAGAAACCAAATATACAAAATACCGTGCACTTGCAGGTTATTTGGGAATATCACAAGTGCTTTATCAGCCATGTTGGCCCTTCAGGAAGCACAGTCATGTGATGTAGACAACTATATACCCAGCCCAGAAACGCTAATCAAGAAAAACGAATCGTATACATGCAGCGAGAGCTCTAGTTTGTCATCAGTACTAAAGCATCCTCAGCAAACGCACACGGGGGAAAAACCATTCACTTGCACTGAATGTGCGAAGAGTTTTAGTTGGTTATCTAACCTACTATGTCATCAACAAACCCAGAAGGGGATCAAAGCATGCAATTGCAGCGGATGTGGGAGTAATGTTAGTTACTCTTCAGCATTAAGGAATGATCAGCAAATAAACACagaggaaaaaccataccattgcagtgaatgtgaaaAGAGCTTTAGTTGGTTTTCACACCTCAAAAGacaccagcaaacacacacaggagaaaaaccatacatctgcagtgaatgtgtgaagagctttggtTGTTTAtcacacctccaaagacatcatcgaacacacactggggagaagccataccattgcagtgaatgtgaaaAGAGATTTAGACGGTTAGCCCACCTCCaaatacatcagcgaacacacacaggggaaaaaacatacaagtgcagtgaatgtgtgaaaagctttagtcagttatcaaaCCTAAGAagccatcagcgaacacacacgggggaaaaaccattcaagtgcagggAATGTGTGAAAAGCTTTAGTTGGTTATCTAACCTACAACGTCATCAACAAACCCACAAAggagaaaaaccataccattgcagcgaATGTGGGAGTAGCTTTAGTTACTATTCGACATTAAGGAATCAtctgcgaacacacacaggggaaaaaccattcaaatgcagtgaatgtgggaagagctttagTGATTTATCAGTCCTACAAAGACACttgcgaacacacactggggaaaaaccataccaatgCAATGATTGTGGAACCAGCTATAGACATTCCTTAACGTTAAGGAATCATCGGCgaatacacacaggggaaaagccattcaagtgcagtgagtgTGTGAGGAGCTTTAGTCGGTTTTCATACCTACAAGCACATCAGCGAACACACGCAGGAAAAAACATTCAAGTACAGTGAATGAGGGAAGAGCTTTAGTCAATCATCAGTTCTACACAGACGTCAACTAACACacacagggaaaaaaacacaccaTTGTAGAGAGTGTGGAAAGAGCTTTTGTCAGTCATCAGTGTTCCCAAGACATCAGCAAACGTACACAAGGGAAaggtcattcaagtgcagtgaatgtgcgaAGAGCTTTTGTCGATTATCAATCCTGCAaagtcatcagcgaacacacaccggggaaaaaccataccattgcagtggaagtagttttagtaacTCTTCAAACCTAAGGATGAATCAGACAacccacacaggggaaaagccatacaAGTGTACTGAATGTATAAAACCTGTGAGTCGATTACCAGTTTTACGTCATCATAAGCAAAAATACACCTTCACTGAAAACACATGGAAATAATCTTACAGATGCAGTGAATTTGGAAGAACTTAAGTACATCACAAAAAGGTTGACCTACACAGCAGCAAACAAGTGCAGGTATGGGGAGATAAACGAATTACAGAAAATTCTAACATTACAATTATGTGGGACATTCAAATACCAGATAGTAAAAAGTAGATGATAAAAGACTCGACCTGCAGGAAAGAAGACAAGCATACATATTTGTAGAATTATGAAAGTGTCCTTTTCTTAGCGATTGTTCACTTCTCTATACGTAGGAAAAACATTAAATACCACGAAACATAGCATAATCTGcactaaaagaaaataaaaaaaaattattgagtgAAAAAGAGTTGTAAATAAAAATACTTCAAGCACTCTTGTTTAGGCTACTGGTAAAATCAACACTATGAACACTGCTTGGACTAACAAAGGTATTTTCATCTGGATTTAGGGATTAGTGATCAAACCCATAAACCCTTGAAcccaaaacacatgcactcccatggaaaGCTTAACCGAAAGACAAAGGTAGTTCCTAATAGTGAGCAGTGAAAGTATACAAGTCATCCAGTCagaaggatggtaaagaggctatactCCAGGGGAGTGACAAGCACAAGAAGAGTCAACACAAGCTGACACACAACATGCAAATAGGCAAGCTTTTAATTGGTAATATCCTAGGATAAAAGTTAGATATGAGCATGGTGGTTGTTCTCGACACTAAATACAAACAGCCACTTACTTAGTGCATGCCATTCACTCATGTGTCTCTTTAATGAAGAGTGCTGTTA
It encodes the following:
- the LOC138287379 gene encoding zinc finger protein 782-like, which codes for MLALQEAQSCDVDNYIPSPETLIKKNESYTCSESSSLSSVLKHPQQTHTGEKPFTCTECAKSFSWLSNLLCHQQTQKGIKACNCSGCGSNVSYSSALRNDQQINTEEKPYHCSECEKSFSWFSHLKRHQQTHTGEKPYICSECVKSFGCLSHLQRHHRTHTGEKPYHCSECEKRFRRLAHLQIHQRTHTGEKTYKCSECVKSFSQLSNLRSHQRTHTGEKPFKCRECVKSFSWLSNLQRHQQTHKGEKPYHCSECGSSFSYYSTLRNHLRTHTGEKPFKCSECGKSFSDLSVLQRHLRTHTGEKPYQCNDCGTSYRHSLTLRNHRRIHTGEKPFKCSECVRSFSRFSYLQAHQRTHAGKNIQVQ